One segment of Clostridium ljungdahlii DSM 13528 DNA contains the following:
- the asrA gene encoding anaerobic sulfite reductase subunit AsrA translates to MGYYVSSKRMDQIINELKKEYKIYAPKRFKNRGWKPNTDLIRYDEINSVSEIIYDEKSDFSPKEVFYPISQTLLYFTEDNCKESSIDDSKNIILFARPCDINGIKRLDTIFLKNGNQEDNYYKRLRDKLKIFMLECREGFDNCFCVSMGSNQTDNYSAAVRFEQNGLLVEIKNNEFKKYFDGEISRNFTPEFVQSNQKKVNLPKIDSTDTLKKVYSLEFWKDFNDKCLSCGACNTVCMTCSCFDTRDIIYNETSLNGERRRVWSSCMLEDFTIMAGGHGVRNTAGERMRFKTLHKVYDYNFRFGGDEHMCVGCGRCVKRCPQEISFSDTISKLSEEVAKISSEKKASTEVTK, encoded by the coding sequence TTGGGTTACTATGTAAGTTCGAAAAGAATGGATCAAATAATCAATGAACTAAAAAAGGAATATAAAATTTATGCTCCAAAGCGTTTTAAAAACCGCGGTTGGAAGCCTAATACCGACTTAATACGTTACGATGAAATTAATTCGGTATCAGAGATTATTTATGATGAAAAATCCGATTTTTCACCGAAGGAAGTCTTTTATCCTATTAGTCAGACGCTTCTTTATTTTACTGAAGATAATTGTAAAGAAAGTAGTATTGATGATAGTAAAAATATCATTCTCTTTGCACGTCCCTGCGATATTAACGGCATTAAGAGATTAGACACTATTTTTCTTAAAAATGGTAATCAGGAAGATAACTATTATAAACGGCTGCGTGATAAATTAAAAATCTTTATGTTGGAATGCCGGGAAGGGTTTGATAATTGCTTCTGTGTTTCCATGGGTTCAAATCAAACTGACAATTACAGTGCAGCAGTGAGGTTCGAGCAAAATGGTTTACTAGTAGAAATCAAAAATAATGAATTCAAAAAATACTTTGACGGCGAAATTTCAAGGAACTTTACTCCTGAGTTTGTTCAAAGCAATCAAAAAAAGGTTAACTTACCAAAAATCGATAGCACCGACACTTTGAAAAAAGTGTACAGTTTGGAATTTTGGAAAGACTTCAATGATAAGTGTTTAAGCTGCGGTGCTTGCAATACAGTCTGCATGACATGCAGCTGTTTCGATACCAGGGACATCATATATAATGAAACCAGCCTTAACGGAGAGAGAAGAAGAGTCTGGTCATCCTGTATGCTTGAAGATTTCACAATTATGGCTGGTGGACATGGTGTTAGAAATACAGCTGGTGAAAGGATGAGATTTAAAACCTTACACAAGGTTTATGATTACAATTTCCGTTTTGGTGGAGATGAACATATGTGTGTGGGATGTGGACGCTGTGTTAAACGATGCCCACAAGAGATTTCATTCTCTGATACTATAAGCAAATTGAGTGAAGAAGTAGCAAAAATATCAAGTGAGAAAAAAGCATCTACGGAGGTGACTAAATAA
- a CDS encoding TorD/DmsD family molecular chaperone, translating to MDRKSDSLKLMKNRENLYRFLVRLYKIEIDEPLLTQMKSMSFPVECCQTKLSEGYRILREYLDNCSSDPITDLASDYAKIFLAAGIADGSAAFPYESVYTSRKKIIMQDAYDQVKAIYAAKGLKKNDDEGSEFYEDHISLELDFMAFLCHETQYILGTQDESKFLSCVKEQMDFLSKHLLNWVPRFCSDIEKYADTKFYKGIGKITDSYLALDYTILKSLTD from the coding sequence GTGGATAGAAAATCGGATTCCTTGAAGCTTATGAAAAACCGTGAGAATCTATATCGCTTTTTGGTACGTCTTTATAAAATAGAAATAGATGAACCGTTACTTACACAAATGAAATCTATGAGCTTTCCTGTAGAGTGCTGCCAAACTAAACTCAGTGAAGGATACCGGATACTTAGAGAATATCTCGATAATTGCAGCAGTGATCCGATCACCGACCTAGCTAGTGACTACGCAAAAATTTTTCTTGCTGCAGGTATAGCGGATGGCTCTGCTGCCTTCCCATACGAATCAGTATATACCAGTAGAAAAAAGATTATTATGCAGGATGCTTATGATCAAGTAAAGGCGATATATGCTGCAAAAGGTCTTAAAAAAAATGATGATGAAGGATCGGAATTTTATGAAGACCATATATCTTTAGAACTTGATTTTATGGCTTTTCTATGCCATGAGACACAATACATTTTAGGCACACAGGATGAATCAAAATTTCTATCCTGTGTAAAAGAGCAGATGGATTTTCTAAGTAAGCATCTGTTGAATTGGGTTCCTAGATTTTGTTCTGATATAGAAAAATATGCTGATACAAAATTTTATAAAGGAATTGGAAAAATAACTGATAGCTACTTGGCCTTGGATTATACAATTCTAAAAAGTTTGACAGATTGA
- a CDS encoding prephenate dehydratase — translation MNRIATLGPAGTFSELAAKKYIETFDKSAEITFYSTITKVFNGIGKECELGIIPIENTLDGYVQLTLDLLSQTDFNIIYETVVPIQFSFVSNTLDISDIEKIYVQFKTQGQCYNFLEQVTKAKVITTESNGESFQKVERGILGQAAIIPRHMLRTSNKFLFNIENVTDSEENETRFIVLSKDTIKYDINRRYKTSIIVMDAADNKPGALSKILNEFSEKNINLTSIMSRPTKKALGKYYFFIDIDGHYPEEKSVKEVIDKISKNNIVKILGTYSLF, via the coding sequence ATGAATAGGATTGCTACACTTGGTCCGGCAGGTACTTTTAGTGAACTTGCGGCAAAAAAATACATTGAAACATTTGACAAAAGTGCAGAAATAACTTTTTATTCTACTATAACAAAAGTTTTTAATGGGATTGGTAAGGAATGTGAATTGGGAATTATACCTATTGAAAATACCCTTGATGGATATGTACAACTTACACTTGATTTACTTTCACAAACAGATTTCAATATAATATATGAGACTGTTGTTCCAATTCAGTTTTCATTTGTTAGTAATACTTTAGATATATCTGATATTGAGAAAATATACGTTCAATTTAAAACTCAAGGACAGTGCTATAATTTTTTAGAACAGGTTACTAAGGCTAAAGTTATAACTACAGAAAGTAATGGAGAATCATTTCAAAAAGTAGAAAGAGGTATTTTAGGACAAGCAGCTATAATTCCAAGGCATATGCTAAGAACTAGTAATAAATTTCTTTTTAATATTGAAAATGTAACTGATTCAGAAGAGAACGAGACAAGGTTTATTGTACTTTCAAAAGATACTATAAAATATGATATTAATAGACGGTATAAAACTTCAATAATTGTTATGGATGCTGCAGACAATAAACCTGGGGCACTATCAAAAATTTTAAATGAATTTTCTGAGAAAAATATTAATTTAACTTCGATAATGTCACGTCCAACTAAAAAAGCACTTGGGAAATATTATTTCTTTATTGACATTGATGGACATTATCCTGAAGAAAAAAGTGTTAAAGAAGTAATTGACAAAATTAGTAAAAATAATATAGTTAAAATTCTTGGTACTTATTCACTATTTTAA
- a CDS encoding molybdopterin-containing oxidoreductase family protein — MENQKTNRSDFLNATNITGITSAVNGSSGLVKSESVQDDASSATKIVRTCCRACISNCGVIAHVKNGRVIKLEGDPENPMNKGSMCAKGLSGIQALYNPNRNKYPMLRVGKRGENKWKRISWDEAIDILAKKLMETREKYGAEAVICSTGGGGNPEFWSISRFCNVFGTPNWFEPGCAQCYLPRTLANDLMYGGSDYSIADSNCLEIYDTDETPIKCLVMWGSAPSYSSPAMGGGAVADLRANGVKTVVIDPRMTPDAAKADVWLPIRPGSDVALMLAWTRYIIDKKLYDEDFVMKWTNLPYLVDVKTKMLLRANKSNNPKIPDTFMVWDTKTNSAKPLTYPWNDNLTPALEGTFMVNGIECKTGFQLLKERVEPYTLEKAAKTCWLDVNKIEEAINLYTQNSPSGLNLGVATDQSPNSVQAAMAAVNLNALMGNIEKPGTLMQRFETSGATPVLTYIVPPAQKMLPEEQLKKRLGGTEYKGLLQWWAAQPSSVRDAIITGKPYKPRVWIERSGNKLGAVAESASWVPALKEMDFIVHMYMYPTSFSNYADLLLPASEWLETDMPVESCNKIFVRQAVTHLWETMDETLFWSKLAKRCAELGHENCKKAFDEEYMGADLPYWNSMEELLNRCTSVFDMTWDEFKKKAPFEFLPKNEWKQYYVYKQIDPKTGKARGFDTPSKKIEIYLESLITLGRTGMPYSTYKLPPASKDYDPLPYYLEPSESPLEGSELAKEYPLVMTNGRIPFYHHNTLRNVPWLREMYPVPEIWIHPTAAKTYGISHGDWVWVESLRGKIKAKSNVTKGINSGTVYMERFTFPENYHTETEGWREMNVNVLSKSTAPFNDVVGTYTLRGYLVKISRADDGPPKGVWTKPDQFKTWLPQPSDPTEVVK; from the coding sequence ATGGAAAATCAAAAAACGAATAGAAGCGATTTTCTTAATGCAACAAACATAACAGGAATTACATCAGCTGTTAACGGCTCAAGTGGATTAGTAAAAAGTGAGTCAGTCCAGGATGATGCATCATCCGCTACTAAGATCGTCAGAACATGTTGTAGAGCATGTATTTCCAATTGTGGTGTTATTGCACATGTTAAGAATGGACGAGTAATTAAGCTTGAAGGCGATCCTGAGAACCCAATGAACAAAGGATCAATGTGCGCCAAAGGACTCTCAGGGATACAAGCTCTTTATAATCCAAATCGTAATAAGTATCCAATGCTGAGAGTTGGCAAACGAGGTGAAAATAAATGGAAGCGTATTTCTTGGGATGAAGCTATTGACATTCTTGCCAAGAAACTTATGGAAACCCGTGAAAAGTATGGGGCAGAAGCTGTAATATGCTCTACCGGAGGAGGTGGAAACCCTGAGTTTTGGAGTATCTCTAGATTTTGTAATGTATTTGGTACTCCTAACTGGTTTGAGCCTGGTTGTGCTCAATGTTATCTACCACGTACGTTAGCCAATGATCTGATGTATGGCGGTTCGGACTACAGTATCGCCGACTCAAACTGTCTAGAAATTTACGATACCGATGAGACACCAATCAAATGTCTAGTCATGTGGGGATCCGCTCCTTCATACTCCAGTCCTGCAATGGGTGGAGGCGCCGTTGCAGACCTTCGTGCCAATGGAGTAAAAACCGTTGTAATCGACCCTCGTATGACTCCAGATGCAGCCAAGGCTGATGTTTGGTTACCTATAAGGCCTGGAAGCGACGTGGCACTTATGCTGGCTTGGACACGCTACATCATTGATAAAAAACTTTACGATGAAGATTTTGTCATGAAGTGGACAAATCTTCCCTATCTTGTAGACGTCAAAACTAAGATGTTATTACGTGCTAATAAAAGTAATAACCCCAAAATCCCGGATACCTTTATGGTGTGGGATACAAAAACTAACTCAGCTAAGCCGCTTACCTATCCTTGGAATGACAACCTAACCCCTGCACTTGAAGGAACTTTCATGGTGAACGGAATTGAATGTAAAACTGGTTTTCAGCTTTTAAAGGAAAGGGTTGAACCTTATACTCTTGAAAAGGCAGCAAAAACCTGTTGGCTTGATGTAAACAAGATTGAAGAAGCTATTAATTTATACACGCAAAACTCCCCTTCAGGTCTTAACCTAGGCGTTGCCACCGACCAAAGCCCTAACTCAGTACAAGCAGCTATGGCAGCAGTTAACCTAAATGCACTAATGGGTAATATTGAGAAACCTGGAACGCTTATGCAGCGTTTTGAAACAAGTGGTGCTACACCTGTTTTAACATATATAGTCCCACCTGCCCAGAAAATGCTTCCTGAAGAACAACTCAAAAAGCGTCTGGGTGGTACCGAATACAAAGGGCTTCTTCAGTGGTGGGCAGCTCAACCTTCCAGTGTTAGGGATGCAATTATTACCGGAAAACCTTATAAACCAAGAGTATGGATTGAGCGATCCGGTAATAAGTTAGGTGCTGTTGCCGAGAGTGCATCATGGGTTCCTGCTCTTAAAGAAATGGATTTTATTGTACATATGTACATGTATCCTACTTCATTCTCTAACTATGCAGACCTACTCCTCCCCGCATCAGAATGGCTAGAAACAGATATGCCTGTAGAATCCTGTAATAAAATCTTTGTTAGACAAGCTGTTACCCACCTATGGGAAACCATGGATGAAACGTTGTTTTGGTCAAAGCTGGCAAAACGCTGTGCAGAGCTCGGACACGAAAACTGTAAGAAAGCATTTGATGAAGAATATATGGGCGCTGATCTTCCTTACTGGAATAGCATGGAAGAACTTCTTAATCGTTGTACAAGTGTTTTTGATATGACATGGGATGAATTCAAGAAAAAAGCTCCTTTTGAATTCTTGCCTAAAAATGAGTGGAAACAGTACTATGTTTACAAACAGATCGATCCAAAGACAGGTAAGGCAAGAGGATTTGATACACCTTCTAAGAAAATTGAAATTTACTTGGAAAGCCTGATTACTTTAGGAAGAACAGGAATGCCTTATTCCACATATAAATTACCTCCTGCTTCAAAGGACTATGATCCACTGCCATACTACTTAGAGCCTTCTGAAAGTCCTCTTGAAGGCAGTGAACTAGCTAAAGAGTATCCTTTAGTTATGACCAATGGGCGAATTCCTTTTTATCATCATAATACATTAAGAAATGTCCCATGGCTAAGAGAGATGTACCCTGTGCCTGAAATATGGATTCACCCTACAGCTGCAAAAACTTATGGTATTTCCCATGGAGACTGGGTATGGGTAGAATCTCTAAGGGGCAAGATTAAAGCAAAATCTAATGTAACAAAAGGCATAAATTCCGGAACCGTATACATGGAACGTTTTACTTTCCCTGAAAATTATCATACTGAGACCGAAGGATGGCGTGAAATGAACGTCAATGTACTTTCAAAATCAACTGCTCCATTTAATGATGTTGTTGGAACGTACACTTTAAGAGGCTATCTTGTAAAAATTTCAAGAGCCGATGATGGTCCGCCAAAAGGTGTCTGGACAAAACCTGATCAGTTTAAGACATGGCTTCCTCAGCCATCTGATCCTACGGAGGTGGTTAAATAA
- the asrB gene encoding anaerobic sulfite reductase subunit AsrB yields MKNITLPSPHKILNIIHETNAEYTFRVECNIETKHGQFFQLSIPKVGEAPISVSGKGDGWIEFTIRKVGQLTNGLFALKPGNMLFMRGPYGNSWPIDKFKNKDLIVIAGGTGLAPVRTILNYFYDHPDEIKSVNVIVGFRDINCVLFDYDLKRFKTKFNMICTLDNDKAEGFETGMVTAHIKKIPFSSFEDYNVVMVGPPIMMHFAGKELLANGVEDSKMWVSFERKMSCAVGKCGHCKINETYVCLEGPVFNYTKAKNLLD; encoded by the coding sequence ATGAAAAATATCACACTACCGTCACCACATAAAATTCTAAATATCATACATGAAACTAATGCAGAATACACCTTCAGGGTAGAGTGTAACATTGAAACCAAGCACGGCCAATTTTTTCAACTATCAATCCCCAAAGTAGGTGAAGCTCCAATATCTGTAAGTGGCAAAGGAGATGGCTGGATTGAGTTCACTATCCGAAAAGTAGGGCAACTTACTAACGGTCTTTTTGCTCTAAAACCTGGAAATATGTTGTTTATGAGGGGACCTTATGGGAACTCTTGGCCAATAGATAAATTTAAAAACAAGGATTTGATAGTAATTGCTGGCGGTACCGGCCTGGCTCCAGTTAGAACTATTTTGAACTATTTTTACGATCACCCAGATGAGATCAAATCAGTTAATGTAATTGTAGGTTTCAGAGACATCAACTGCGTTTTATTTGATTATGATCTCAAAAGATTCAAAACTAAATTCAATATGATCTGCACCTTAGATAATGATAAAGCAGAGGGATTTGAAACTGGAATGGTTACTGCACACATCAAAAAAATCCCATTTAGTAGTTTTGAAGACTACAATGTAGTTATGGTTGGACCTCCAATAATGATGCATTTTGCAGGTAAGGAGTTACTTGCAAATGGTGTTGAAGATTCTAAAATGTGGGTATCATTTGAAAGAAAAATGTCTTGTGCAGTAGGTAAATGTGGTCACTGTAAGATAAATGAAACTTACGTTTGCCTTGAAGGACCTGTTTTTAATTATACTAAAGCTAAAAACTTGCTGGACTAA
- a CDS encoding SpoIID/LytB domain-containing protein — translation MFKRYFLSFTTFTFFIAMLLIAFTQKAYAYQNSGYFNNVKVGLLSMSSTTIAVKLNGDYTLNGQVYSSGSILNLGISGTSITLNGVVQSQITLTPNNSSNLVTLTSGSVSNKYLGSFSIKFYNGKVLPINMIDIESYLKGVVGYELDNSCPIEALKAQAVAARNYAISRIGYAAANGYDFDDTPAYQTYKGYDANLTNVISAVDQTKGQVLLYNDKLVETLYSAWHGGVSEDSENVWGNYVPYLRSVQDPFEKLPWPNGNIVLTNSQIQAILVNRKYIASTDTFVSLDLSSITKFTSGRVSNINIIYKDAAGSVQTKSVTNDCTRTFLGLPSNLYTVTYDAVSGAYTFSGMGNGHGLGMSQIGAKNRASAGQTYDQILKFYYQNVYLQNLITSAILNNFTQSTNSLLIGNTISFNAAATSGSGTYLYKYVVTNGTNVVYTKDYNNISSLDYVPSTQGNYTAQVYMKDQNSTADYDDTKTSSFIVYGNPVINNLTTNKPQYLTGQTVNINTTAASGSGGYLYKYVISLGGTTLTTVDYSKNASLTYKVNSAGDYNITVYMKDSLSTKDYDGMKTIAVKVYDQPTMTYTSTQNFIFIGGTVNYTISEVNGSGSAQYRFVVMNGSSIAADSGYLSSNTFSFKPAAAGSYQVIGYLKDSLSEKAFDVQGTLNLNVYNPQIKNVNVSGYFYVGTILSFYANSTGTSPSGMSYRYEVYNNGKIVASSNFSTSSTFSFTPAVSGTYTVKVYGKDGLSTKSYDSIKQFNITVNSKPLYISTLPLSLGMTSSDVAALQNALIKLGYNVSGATGYFGTQTKSAVIAFQTDAGIPASGTVGTWTYSALNDALITKSGIKNLSF, via the coding sequence ATGTTCAAACGATATTTCCTAAGTTTTACAACATTTACTTTTTTTATTGCTATGCTTTTAATTGCCTTTACACAAAAAGCTTATGCTTATCAAAACAGTGGTTACTTTAATAATGTAAAGGTAGGACTTTTAAGCATGTCCTCTACCACTATTGCTGTTAAATTAAATGGAGATTATACTTTAAATGGACAAGTATATTCATCTGGATCTATTTTAAATCTTGGGATAAGTGGAACAAGTATCACACTAAATGGAGTAGTACAGAGTCAGATTACTTTAACTCCCAATAATAGCTCTAACTTGGTAACACTTACGTCTGGTTCAGTGTCAAATAAGTACTTAGGCTCCTTTTCAATTAAGTTTTATAATGGAAAAGTTTTGCCTATTAATATGATTGACATTGAAAGCTATCTAAAGGGTGTAGTAGGATATGAATTGGATAATAGCTGCCCAATTGAGGCCTTAAAAGCACAAGCAGTGGCAGCAAGAAATTATGCAATATCACGAATAGGATATGCTGCAGCTAATGGCTATGATTTTGATGATACCCCAGCTTATCAGACATATAAAGGTTACGATGCAAATCTTACTAATGTGATTAGTGCTGTGGATCAAACTAAAGGACAAGTTCTTTTATACAATGATAAATTAGTGGAGACCTTATATTCCGCTTGGCATGGGGGAGTTTCAGAAGATAGTGAAAATGTATGGGGAAATTATGTCCCATATTTACGATCTGTACAAGATCCCTTTGAAAAATTACCTTGGCCTAATGGCAACATAGTATTGACCAATTCACAGATACAAGCAATTTTAGTAAATAGGAAATATATAGCTTCTACAGATACCTTTGTAAGTTTAGATTTAAGTTCAATAACTAAATTTACAAGTGGTAGGGTGTCAAACATTAATATCATTTATAAGGATGCAGCAGGATCGGTGCAAACAAAATCTGTAACAAATGATTGTACAAGAACTTTCCTTGGATTGCCAAGTAACCTTTATACTGTAACTTATGATGCAGTAAGCGGAGCTTACACTTTTTCAGGAATGGGAAATGGACATGGTCTTGGAATGAGTCAGATCGGAGCTAAAAACAGAGCTAGTGCAGGACAAACTTATGATCAAATTTTAAAATTCTATTACCAAAATGTATATTTGCAGAATCTCATTACAAGTGCTATCTTAAATAACTTTACTCAAAGCACAAATAGCTTGCTTATTGGAAACACTATTTCCTTTAATGCAGCGGCAACATCTGGTAGTGGAACTTATCTATATAAGTATGTAGTAACAAATGGAACTAATGTTGTATACACAAAAGATTATAATAATATTTCATCACTAGATTATGTACCAAGTACTCAAGGAAATTATACTGCGCAAGTTTATATGAAAGATCAAAATTCTACAGCTGATTATGATGATACAAAGACATCTTCTTTTATAGTTTATGGAAACCCTGTTATAAACAATTTAACTACTAATAAACCACAATATTTGACTGGACAAACTGTTAATATAAACACAACTGCTGCGTCAGGTTCTGGGGGTTACCTTTATAAGTATGTAATTTCACTAGGTGGAACAACTTTGACGACTGTAGATTATAGTAAAAATGCAAGTTTAACTTATAAAGTAAATAGTGCAGGAGATTATAATATAACAGTGTATATGAAAGATTCACTTTCAACAAAGGATTATGACGGCATGAAAACTATAGCTGTTAAAGTGTATGATCAACCTACTATGACATATACTAGTACACAAAATTTTATCTTTATTGGAGGCACTGTGAATTATACTATAAGTGAAGTAAATGGTTCCGGCAGTGCACAATATAGGTTTGTAGTTATGAATGGAAGCAGCATAGCAGCCGATAGTGGTTATTTAAGTTCAAATACTTTTAGCTTTAAACCTGCAGCTGCAGGAAGCTATCAAGTAATAGGATACCTTAAGGATTCACTATCCGAAAAGGCCTTTGATGTTCAAGGTACCTTGAATTTAAATGTATATAATCCTCAAATCAAAAATGTAAATGTAAGTGGATACTTTTATGTAGGAACTATATTAAGTTTTTATGCTAACAGTACAGGGACAAGTCCTTCTGGAATGAGCTACAGATATGAGGTATATAATAACGGAAAGATAGTGGCATCCAGTAATTTCAGCACTTCCAGCACATTTTCATTTACACCTGCTGTAAGTGGAACTTACACAGTTAAAGTTTATGGCAAGGATGGATTAAGTACAAAGAGCTATGATAGTATAAAGCAGTTTAATATTACAGTAAATAGTAAGCCTTTGTATATTTCTACATTGCCTTTAAGTTTAGGGATGACAAGTAGTGATGTAGCAGCACTGCAGAATGCTTTAATAAAATTGGGATATAATGTTTCTGGTGCTACAGGATATTTTGGAACCCAAACTAAAAGTGCAGTAATAGCTTTTCAAACAGATGCAGGAATACCAGCAAGCGGAACAGTGGGAACTTGGACTTATAGTGCATTGAATGATGCTCTTATAACAAAATCAGGAATAAAAAATTTAAGCTTTTAA
- a CDS encoding 4Fe-4S dicluster domain-containing protein produces MKQNILVIDVDRCIGCYGCKVACKMENGVALGSSRNKLLTIGPIGTYPDIQMYFLPVMCQQCEDPACVKVCPTGACYKRSEDGVIVIDKEKCIGCKSCHRACPYEINNFNNEMKVMDKCTLCSHLTQNGEKPACVKTCSSRALYFGDINDPNSDVSIALKEAGSENVYSLRDFGNHPSVRYILRHDKWIDVIPQECNEQDGRKR; encoded by the coding sequence ATGAAACAGAACATTTTGGTAATTGATGTAGATAGATGTATTGGCTGCTATGGCTGCAAGGTAGCGTGTAAAATGGAGAATGGGGTTGCTCTCGGCTCCTCAAGGAACAAATTATTGACCATAGGCCCCATAGGAACATATCCAGATATACAAATGTATTTTTTACCAGTGATGTGTCAGCAATGTGAGGATCCTGCTTGCGTCAAAGTCTGTCCTACAGGGGCATGCTATAAACGTAGTGAGGATGGTGTTATTGTTATTGACAAAGAAAAATGTATTGGTTGTAAAAGCTGTCATAGAGCCTGCCCTTACGAAATAAACAACTTTAACAACGAAATGAAGGTAATGGATAAATGTACTCTTTGCTCTCATTTAACACAAAATGGCGAAAAACCTGCATGTGTAAAAACTTGTTCCAGCAGAGCCCTATATTTCGGTGATATCAACGATCCCAATAGCGATGTATCAATAGCACTAAAAGAAGCTGGAAGTGAAAATGTATACAGTCTTCGTGATTTTGGCAATCATCCTTCTGTTCGATACATTTTGCGCCATGACAAATGGATTGATGTTATTCCACAGGAGTGTAACGAACAAGATGGGAGGAAAAGATAG